From a single Microbacterium murale genomic region:
- a CDS encoding TetR/AcrR family transcriptional regulator, with translation MTTKSTRLRADAAANHAQLLEVARQAFRDQGLGVSMSAVARRAGLGVATLYRHFPSKGDLVAESFAAPMGECVGMLDDALADPDPWRAFCRVIEEVCEMQAHDRGFSAALVSALPGTSDFGALRDHAESTFAELTRRAKESGDLRADFSTSDLMLILLANSGVRAGAGDAAPAASRRLTGYLLQSFRASAAAPLPPHVALSLDVAAL, from the coding sequence ATGACCACGAAATCGACTCGGTTGCGCGCGGATGCCGCCGCGAATCACGCGCAGCTTCTCGAAGTCGCACGGCAGGCGTTCAGGGATCAGGGCCTGGGGGTGTCGATGAGCGCGGTCGCCCGGCGCGCGGGGCTCGGCGTCGCCACGTTGTATCGACACTTCCCCTCGAAGGGCGATCTCGTCGCCGAGTCGTTCGCCGCTCCGATGGGGGAGTGCGTTGGAATGCTCGACGATGCACTCGCCGATCCTGATCCGTGGCGTGCGTTCTGCCGGGTGATCGAGGAGGTGTGCGAGATGCAGGCGCACGACCGGGGGTTCTCCGCTGCGCTCGTTTCGGCACTCCCCGGCACGTCGGATTTCGGTGCGCTGCGCGACCACGCCGAATCGACCTTCGCCGAGCTGACTCGCCGCGCGAAGGAGTCCGGCGACCTCAGGGCCGATTTCTCGACGTCTGACCTGATGCTGATCCTGCTCGCGAACTCGGGAGTTCGTGCGGGCGCCGGAGACGCGGCGCCCGCGGCGTCGCGGCGGCTGACGGGTTATCTGCTGCAATCCTTCCGCGCCAGTGCAGCCGCGCCGCTCCCCCCGCACGTGGCGCTTTCGCTCGACGTCGCGGCTCTCTGA
- a CDS encoding NAD(P)-dependent alcohol dehydrogenase, which produces MTSDSMRLASYDRYGPADVLHEVTGPLPRVRPGEVLIRVRALSVNGGELAMRAGRLRPFSGNRFPKQVGLDVVGDVVDPGASRFAVGDLVWGIGGMPLSTAAEYAAIRPDRLGLVPDGLDAVQAAALPAGTTAITALRDKAALAPGERLLVRGATGGVGYVAVQLGKAMGAHVTGLASAPNLDLVRELGADEAIDYRHPGELGQFDVILDTVGTDLAAFRRLLAPDGRMVAISFDLDHPVRSLGYIAANSVRRTRWARFFSGDPKTPLFAELGRWVSAGAIRPQVDRVFPLSDIAGAHRALERGGVRGKVVIEI; this is translated from the coding sequence ATGACTTCAGATTCCATGCGTCTGGCCAGCTACGACAGGTACGGACCAGCGGACGTGCTCCACGAAGTGACCGGGCCGCTCCCCCGCGTGCGACCAGGAGAAGTGTTGATCAGGGTCCGTGCGCTCTCGGTCAACGGCGGCGAGTTGGCGATGCGAGCAGGACGACTGCGGCCGTTCAGCGGCAATCGATTCCCCAAGCAGGTCGGGCTCGACGTCGTGGGTGACGTCGTCGATCCGGGTGCATCCCGATTCGCCGTCGGCGACCTCGTCTGGGGCATCGGAGGGATGCCCCTCTCCACAGCAGCAGAATATGCAGCCATCCGCCCCGATCGGCTCGGCCTGGTCCCGGATGGACTGGATGCGGTACAGGCCGCAGCACTCCCCGCGGGCACGACCGCGATCACCGCGCTCCGCGACAAGGCAGCCCTGGCGCCCGGCGAGCGACTGCTGGTGCGCGGGGCGACGGGCGGAGTCGGATACGTCGCCGTCCAACTCGGCAAGGCGATGGGCGCCCACGTGACCGGCCTGGCGAGCGCGCCCAATCTCGATCTCGTGCGAGAACTGGGCGCGGACGAAGCGATCGACTACCGCCACCCCGGCGAGCTGGGGCAGTTCGACGTCATACTCGACACGGTCGGCACCGATCTGGCCGCGTTCCGGCGCCTGCTGGCCCCCGACGGTCGGATGGTCGCGATCTCGTTCGACCTCGACCACCCAGTTCGCTCTCTCGGATACATCGCTGCGAACTCGGTTCGGCGCACTCGCTGGGCACGATTCTTCAGCGGCGATCCGAAGACTCCGCTCTTCGCTGAACTGGGCAGGTGGGTCTCCGCCGGCGCGATCCGCCCGCAGGTCGATCGCGTGTTCCCACTGTCGGACATCGCCGGAGCCCATCGCGCGTTGGAGCGCGGAGGCGTCCGCGGCAAGGTCGTGATCGAGATCTGA
- a CDS encoding NRDE family protein, with translation MCTVVIDVAEPGGSRLLAIRDEDPERAWDPLGAWWPERYPGVIGIRDRRAGGAWLAADRSAGRLAVLLNRADTLDLPEDQVLSRGSLALESVAGRSPTAPLRMHGFNLLEVGPDAARVLSWDGERLSETPVPTGVHMIAHDGLDDPATARIARWLPEFRAHAAESDDWEAEWVEVLAASAALDPTDDAAIIRDNRPHGYPTQSLLYCLAAIGHTGLDVREADLAAPGHWSRPGD, from the coding sequence GTGTGCACCGTCGTGATCGATGTCGCTGAGCCAGGAGGGTCGCGGCTTCTCGCGATCCGCGATGAAGATCCGGAGCGCGCATGGGATCCGCTCGGCGCATGGTGGCCGGAGCGCTATCCGGGAGTGATCGGGATCCGTGATCGCCGGGCGGGCGGTGCATGGCTTGCAGCGGACCGGAGCGCCGGACGTCTTGCCGTGCTGCTGAACCGGGCAGACACCCTCGACCTCCCCGAGGACCAGGTGCTCAGCCGTGGCAGCCTCGCGCTGGAATCCGTCGCCGGTCGCTCACCGACGGCGCCGTTGCGGATGCACGGATTCAATCTTCTCGAGGTCGGGCCGGATGCTGCGCGCGTGCTGTCGTGGGACGGTGAGAGGCTGAGTGAGACGCCGGTGCCGACGGGCGTGCATATGATCGCGCATGACGGGCTCGACGACCCTGCCACAGCCCGCATCGCCCGGTGGCTGCCGGAGTTCAGAGCCCATGCAGCCGAGTCGGACGACTGGGAAGCCGAGTGGGTCGAGGTACTTGCGGCATCCGCTGCGCTCGATCCCACAGATGACGCGGCGATCATCAGGGACAACCGTCCGCACGGCTATCCGACGCAATCGCTCCTGTACTGCCTGGCGGCGATCGGTCACACGGGGCTCGACGTGCGCGAGGCAGACCTGGCCGCGCCGGGCCATTGGTCGCGCCCCGGAGACTGA
- a CDS encoding GlxA family transcriptional regulator yields MKTVACIVQDGFAPFEFGVACEAFGLDRTDDGVPNFDFRVVTADPGKVTSKIGFSINVEDDLSFAYEADLVVVCPIPREWWGDTDPRVLEVVRDADARGAWLLTICSGSFVIAQAGVLDGRRATTHWMYADVMASMYPQIDVDPDVLFVQDGRIITSAGTAAGLDACLYLLRQEIGAELTNRVARRMVVPPQRDGGQAQYIDRPLPVAQTDSLVAVTEWAIGNLREELTVDQLASRAHMSPRTFARRFKAEHGATPASWLARQRIIHAQRLLERSDLGLDAIAVECGFGSAAVLRQNFSRVLATTPTAYRAKFACVDEPAA; encoded by the coding sequence ATGAAGACTGTCGCCTGTATCGTCCAAGACGGGTTCGCCCCCTTCGAGTTCGGCGTCGCCTGCGAAGCGTTCGGCCTCGATCGTACGGATGACGGCGTGCCGAACTTCGACTTCCGCGTCGTCACCGCCGATCCGGGCAAAGTGACCTCGAAGATCGGCTTCTCCATCAACGTCGAGGATGACCTCTCCTTCGCGTACGAGGCCGATCTCGTCGTGGTCTGCCCGATTCCGCGCGAGTGGTGGGGCGACACTGACCCTCGTGTTCTCGAGGTCGTGCGCGATGCGGATGCCAGAGGGGCGTGGCTGCTCACCATCTGCAGCGGGTCGTTCGTCATCGCGCAGGCGGGCGTGCTCGATGGTCGCCGTGCGACGACGCACTGGATGTACGCCGACGTGATGGCGTCGATGTATCCGCAGATAGACGTCGATCCCGACGTGCTGTTCGTCCAGGACGGCCGCATCATCACGAGCGCGGGCACGGCGGCCGGTCTCGACGCCTGCCTTTACCTGCTGCGGCAGGAGATCGGCGCTGAACTCACCAACCGCGTCGCGCGTCGCATGGTCGTGCCGCCGCAGCGCGACGGCGGCCAGGCGCAGTACATCGATCGGCCGCTGCCCGTTGCGCAGACCGATTCGCTCGTCGCTGTCACCGAGTGGGCGATCGGAAATCTCCGCGAGGAACTGACCGTCGATCAACTCGCGTCGCGTGCGCACATGTCGCCGCGCACGTTCGCGCGGCGTTTCAAGGCCGAGCACGGCGCGACGCCGGCGTCGTGGCTGGCCAGGCAGCGCATCATCCACGCGCAGCGACTGCTCGAGCGCTCCGATCTGGGTCTGGACGCGATCGCCGTCGAGTGCGGCTTCGGTTCTGCGGCGGTGCTGCGGCAGAACTTCTCACGGGTGCTGGCGACGACGCCGACCGCGTACCGCGCGAAGTTCGCATGCGTGGACGAACCCGCTGCCTGA
- a CDS encoding glycosyltransferase family 4 protein: MHIVFFGDQHLESLGGAQVSMRLQRRYLERAGHTVTVVAPKMHVARDSDAGYLDTPSIPITGDREYSMSWPGRRNDRFLDRACAHRPPVDLVHVQADFWGAFIGHRFAHRHGIPVVHTMHNRVDVGMAAVTPLHKPVLAVLNLWRRIAMRGIGRPVPGGDGWAFLRGIAQGSDAVTAPSGHFARRLERHGVFERVDVVWNGIDDELLAQTLAARDAATSHPQRPRFVWLGRMSPEKRLLPFLEAVVESRVDADIEVIGGGAQRRAAEKIARGHDGIRFAGRLSYAETLARIAAADAVVQTSIGFETQGMTPFEAATLGTPTIVSDPDIAGELRGGLWAVPGPGADGRTASEAQRITALAATLQRAASDIAAGAAPKPDPDVAEAFRQSSRTAAMIEIYERVVGAH, from the coding sequence ATGCACATCGTCTTCTTCGGCGATCAGCACCTGGAGTCGCTCGGTGGCGCACAGGTGTCGATGAGGCTGCAGCGACGATATCTGGAGCGCGCCGGGCACACGGTGACGGTGGTGGCTCCGAAGATGCACGTGGCGCGAGACTCGGATGCCGGCTACCTGGACACCCCGTCGATCCCGATCACCGGTGACCGCGAGTACTCCATGTCGTGGCCGGGGCGGCGCAACGATCGCTTCCTCGACCGGGCATGCGCCCACCGGCCGCCTGTCGATCTGGTGCACGTGCAGGCCGACTTCTGGGGGGCGTTCATCGGGCATCGCTTCGCCCACCGTCACGGCATCCCCGTCGTGCACACGATGCACAACCGGGTGGACGTCGGCATGGCCGCCGTCACGCCGCTGCACAAACCGGTGCTGGCCGTGCTCAATCTCTGGCGGCGAATCGCGATGCGGGGGATCGGTCGGCCGGTCCCGGGCGGCGACGGGTGGGCGTTCCTGCGTGGCATCGCCCAGGGATCCGACGCCGTCACGGCACCGTCCGGCCACTTCGCGCGCCGGCTGGAGCGTCACGGCGTCTTCGAGCGCGTGGATGTGGTGTGGAACGGCATCGACGACGAGCTGCTGGCCCAGACGCTCGCTGCACGGGACGCCGCGACTTCGCATCCGCAGCGCCCGCGCTTCGTGTGGCTCGGGCGCATGAGCCCGGAGAAGCGGCTGCTGCCGTTCCTCGAAGCCGTCGTCGAATCGCGGGTGGATGCCGATATCGAGGTCATCGGAGGGGGCGCGCAGCGACGTGCCGCTGAGAAGATCGCTCGTGGCCATGACGGCATCCGTTTCGCCGGCCGCCTCTCGTACGCCGAGACGCTCGCGAGGATCGCTGCGGCGGATGCCGTGGTGCAGACCTCGATCGGCTTCGAGACGCAGGGCATGACGCCGTTCGAAGCGGCGACGCTCGGGACGCCGACCATCGTCAGTGACCCCGACATCGCCGGTGAGCTGCGCGGCGGGCTCTGGGCAGTGCCCGGCCCTGGAGCCGATGGGCGCACCGCATCCGAAGCCCAGCGCATCACGGCGCTCGCTGCGACACTGCAGCGAGCGGCATCCGACATCGCCGCAGGTGCCGCGCCGAAACCCGATCCTGACGTCGCAGAGGCGTTCCGCCAGTCATCGCGCACCGCGGCGATGATCGAGATCTACGAACGCGTGGTCGGAGCACACTGA